In Panicum virgatum strain AP13 chromosome 5K, P.virgatum_v5, whole genome shotgun sequence, the genomic window GATAAATCCTTTCTGTCGAGGAAAAGATGTcatacttgattttttttttgacgggAAGTACGATGTTATTACCCTAGTGGGCTATGCTAATGTCCAGAGACTTACGCGTCAAGAAAGAATCCAGCATCAGGAAGGCATTTGACTGAAACCTCTTGAGGAAACCTTCCACGAAAATTATCGCAGTGCAGTAGGGTAGATAGACCACCAGCAGAACAACCTGCAAGTAAGGCCTGGAAATGTACAACAAAAACGAAGTTGGCCATGGCTCTGATCATAAATGGTTACATTACCAGAAGGCGCTTGCGCAAAAGTCCGGAATACTAAAAAAGTAAAAATTAATAGTTAAACCTGTTTAGCAGTGTCCATTCCTTTTTCCATGAGTTCATCGACAACTGCTTCCCAGATGCGCAATCCTCTGAAGTACAGTTTGGTTCCATTCTACATCAAATGAAGCCAGCATCAGTTTGAGGAATTCAGATAGGCAGCTCAAGTTAGAACCTAGAAAAATCACCTCTGCTTCACCCTCTGCGTCCCCAGAAAATGATGCCCCGTCGCAATACCTTACAAAAACTTTATTCCAGTTGTAGAAGTCTGAGCACGGTTCAACACCAGTTAGTGAAAAAGACACATTGAGCTTGCAGAAGCATCAAAACTCAGTTCAGAAGTTTCACTCAGACGAATGGAAAGCGATGTAGCTGGCTAGTAGAGCTCTTTGAAAGAGGAAAATTTCTGAAAACTAAATAGTGAGAGAAGCACCTGCACAGCTACACACATACCAGGATTTTGCGGTTGCTGGTCGCTTAACACCCCATCAAACGCTATTGGTTTCATAAACTTGGACGAACCATACTCGGTCATTTTACGGGTGGAACAGGATTCCTTGCCCGTGGTGCCGCACCAAGCTCCTCCCTGATCGAGTTCCATTTCACCATCAGTGTAAGATCAGCAACGCCGCGCCACGAAATCTTACCAAACATCCCATCGTGCAACCGGGCCGGCCAGCTGCAATAAGTCCATATACATAACTAGTCACCTGAAGAAAGACGATCCAGCTTTGGGACCCCGAGCCGAAGCCTCTCTGCAAGTGGTAAGCAGGCGGGGTTCCATCCAAGCACACTGCATCACATGCATATACAGACCGTCAagaacaagatcacgactcacgAGCGAGAGAAATCATGGAGTCGCGGCATCGTCAGCTCAGTGTACCCGCGCCCTTCTCCtgcgcgccggcgacgagcgtcAGGTCGATGAGCACCGGAGAGgagtcctccgccgccgccacaggtgAGCCGGAGAAGGCGGCCAGCAGGGCCAGGAGCACCAACAGTGGCGCAGCCACAGCGAGAGTGTGGCCTGCAGGCCGGTGCTTCCGGGCGACGACGAGCGGCGACATGTGCTCGGCGATCGCCATGGCCGGAAAAGGAACTACGGTGTGGTCTGCAAGCTGTTGGCGTCGTCGAGTCCATATATAGCTCGTTAAGCCGCGTGATGGAATCAAATACGAGTAGGACGCAGCAACTACCTCCAGACGACAAGTCTGCAGAGACATCGGACGACGACTCTTGACGCGACTCCGGCGCGCCGCCGTGTACGGCCGGCGAGAAGACGCTGCCGCTTTGTGGAAGAAGGCGTGACCCTGCGCGCGCGTCCCTGCCGAAATGTTCACGCCCCAACCACACGGCCCAACTGCGGGAAAAAAAATTCGCCAAAAAGGATGGCAGCATTGTGGGCTCCCTTCCAGGTGGGCCCCAATGGCACACCTCGGAACGGGTCCATGTTGGAAAGTTACTAACTGTGATGTCCATGGGAATTGGAAAGCTCAGAAATTAGCTGATGGTACTTCTCGGAAACAAAATTTTCGATCTCCGGAATCTGGGCCCAGTTGGAGGGGTATTGATAGTTTACGGTCAAGctccgtacggtcgattttccgaccgttactttttttatttatagaaaaaaaaatttgttttctgattaaaaaaatttaaaaaaatacaagaaaaattttggagaccaAAAAAACATTTCAAGCAAAATATTAGAgcagaaaaaatttcaagtaaaaaaattggagaccagaaaaaaaaatttcaagaaaaaaaattggagagcacaaaaaatttcaagaattttttttgcatcattaaaaaatattcatccgaaaaaaatcaaaagtaattcaaaaaaattgttgaaaaatttttgcaaaaaaaaggaggcgcgaggcggcggcgggtctgggcgcctccccgccggcccgCCCCGCCGTGCGACGCGCCGCGGGCGGGGCtccccgcgggccgccgccgccgtgccgcgggTAGAGCTACCCAcgtccgccgccgacgcgccgcgccgcggactCGGGGCCGCCGAGCTTGCAGGCGGAGCTCTGGCGGAgctccccgccccgccgcgtcgCGGACTCGTGGTCGCGTCGCGGCcgcaggaggaaggagaagggaggctgcaggaggaaggagaagggggaggcgcgcgcggggatGGATCTGAGAGAGAGGgacggaggaaggagaaggggagcagcaggaggaaggagaaggggggaggcgcggcgcggggatGGATCTGAGAGAGAGggacggaggaagaagaagatgggggTGGTAGTGGGTGGTGGGTCCCGCCACGTGGAAGCTGTGGAAAAAAATCGACCGCTCGGAAGAAAAATCACGATCGACTGTAAAATTAGCTTCGGGCAGTTGGAGGCCTTAAAAAGGCCTTTAAATGTGGAAGTTACAAGGCAAAATTCTTGAAAGTTTCGAGCACATCCGTTCTGACATAAGGGCAGGTACAGCAATCGGCGAATCGCCGAACACGTCAGCTGCCTGACTGAGCTGGAGGAGAGTCTGCGCCGAGCTTGTCGCCGCTTCCGTCGCCGAGCGCGTCCACTGTTTATCTATTGTTTATCTCACTGTTCATCGTACTGTTTCACTGTTCATTCACTGTTCATCCGCGCAGTGCAACAGCCGCTCCGCTCGGCGCTCTTATTGACCATGCTCTAAGAGTGCTGATGGAAGTGCGACCTCAAGTCGTGTTCAGTTTAATGCAGgtcatacaaaaaaaattattgaatCCACATCAAAACAAACTTGTACTTGAGGCAAAGAGTACTGTGAAAAATGAGGGAAGCCTGATGATCTCAGCGCAGTCCTGAGTGAATCAAGCAGTAGATACAAGACTGCTGCATGTGGGATTACATGGATACttgaggaatgtggagtactcactcttggttgtgatgagtgaattgtcaatcgtgcggtgtgatcgtatgcttggtctttggttgcaggtacacgggcgtcgagtgtcgacggagagctgcccgTGGAGGTGCtttggccgatggaccgtgcagtggacggcggtgaagggcagccgggaccggagctcaggccgtgcggcagctgtggcgtccactcctgaatcgagggcgcaagcgccgACGGAAGGCGGATTTcttggtttgtgccacaaaaccaagttggcggacggcggttgaagacgccaagtcgtggaggcacgggcgtcggtctcgggactggcgaaggaacgggcgtcgacggcgtctaaggcctcgctgcgggcgaggaggtgacggacgtcgggcggtgtctagggccgtcagaaggccgagacgggaacggcgtccagggccacggcgttgaagcgggaatcttcccgcgcgtggagttttggcggttttctcaaaaccggccacctacccaggtttcgcggaccctccaaaaccgcggaccggatcttcatccccacggcggcatcgcggagaagacttcgactcgaagaaataACCTTGGCTGTCGGATGAGTCATTGTATATTTtttcggttttgcccctacgagctttctagtgtctagttaagtctaggggtattttagtcttttAGTTCTAAAGTTATTGGGCTTAAATACCCCCTCACCCCTTcacctctctctatctctctttctctctctcttttgcccAGGCGCCCAGAGCCCCTTCTCCCGTCGCCCCTgtctcctcctctcttcttcctccctctcctctcttagGGATGGATTTTTTAGACCTTGTATTGAATTTGATtaggaaaggaggccctatcctccttgtgccctccggggttttgatcTTGTGTCAAATTCATGGGTCGTATTCCTCTCTTGTGATGATTTTCGTTTTTGGTTTGACGACTTTTGGTGCACGAGATTTTGGTGGCTTTCCGAGCTCTTTGTGATGGATCCAAACCGCTTCTATTAGTACAAGATCACTAGAACTCACGAGCTCCCTCGAATTGACGTTCTTgcgtttttgagaaaaccctgttcttgctcgggaattcctcgattccttccaaaccatggagtgattcgttgattccttccgtggacatgttcacaagtcctttgtgatcatgcctacaaaatttggtgagatttggCCTTTCAATCGTTGAGTTCTTCAAGAATCGCGGGCAGGAAAATCCGTTTCTGGGCGCGGACAGAGTTTTGCctatcaccggttaatccgGCGTATGCCATCAGACCAACCGGTGATCAGGGTTTTCTTCTGACCGCGCGTTAGGGTTTTCAGCCTGTCTGtaggttgcaccggtgcattctcTCTCTTGTGTAtcagatcaaccggtgatattgAGCCAGTGCTTCTCTGATTGCTGTTTGACTCGTTTAACCGACGAGTTCATTTTGCtcctcaccggtttaaccggtgagcgaTTCTGTGCCTTGACTGTTTTTGCACGTAGGTTAAACCGACGAGTTGCCCTTCgtgcacgtcggtttaaccggtgctcacaGGTCTGTTTGAGGccgctctggacaactgcacagATGTTGGTGTGTGATTTTATCGGATCATCCAGTGtattatcgccggttgaaccgatgctttgttaatctctacgtcggatcaaccgttGCTCGTTCTTctttgctgccggctctgtgacgtcggttgaaccggtgaagactttcttcacacgtcggtttaaccggtgttcatatACCGAGCCGATTTTTGTGCTATTCTTCGTGTTTGCTTTCGCGATTTGTTCTCGTCTGTTCCTAgggttgttttgtgttagtgtagttCCTTTATAGCTACTctgcacttcacctaggactctagggttgggtgcGCACTTGGGATCTTAAGCCGAGCTTCATATTGCGATAATttttatcggctcccattcacccccctctggtcgcattttcggtccctcaattggtatcagagcttggttaaggTTTTCATTACACTAACCAGTTCGAAAACCATTTGGCGACCATGGCAAGTCTTGGGAAGATCCctgtgttttccggcgaggactattcTTATTGGAAGGCTCGCATGCgagccttcttgcaaagcatgggagccgaggtttgggatataaccaagaaccaggcttacgaggtgcttgccgttcggaccactCCTCTTCAAGTCACTGAGCATGAGGCTAACGCCAATGCTATCAATGTCTTGTTCGCTggcatttctcgtgcggagttctcacgcgtctagggttttcaggaagcccacaaaatttagacgtgccttgagaactaccccGAGGGCACAGCTCAGGTTAAGGCTAGGCTTTTCGAGACTCACcagcgtgaatatgagaacttcacacaggggccgggtgagagcattggcgacatgttctgtcggtttcaatcgattgtgaacaaagtcagtgcgaacagatctgctgatgcccttgactacacagagcatgagaaggctctcaagttgctctacgcacttgaccgctctgtgtgggatctgaaggtgaacacgatcatcgagtctgcaggctatgagactctgaccgtgaatgagctcttcagcaagctcaaggccactgaggtggataacaagacacgagccaagctcaatggtacccctccttccaagagcatcgctcttgtgactggcccaggtggatcgagctctaacgctaactctgctcttggtttTTCTCTTGACTCTTTGACTTCTGTTATAGATGAGCagttggagacgctgggcgatgatgacttgtgcctcctcatcaacaagttccaccgtgtctaccacaacaggcagaggaggaagaaccccgggtgctaccactgcggcgatccgaaccacttcgtcgccgactgccccaagaagtccggcgatggccagaacaacaacatcgactactaccgccaccgcgaccgcgacaagggaggctccaacaaggagcgtcggtgccacaagcaccgcagtcgtgaccgggacaagggagggcgcttcgacaaggagtcgctcaagaagcgcttccagtacaaggccaagaagcgggagaaggctttcTTGGCGCAGCTCggtgacctcgacaagagctccgacaccgaccgctcttcttcaccgacctccgacgacgatgacaagaagaagaagaagcgggacaaggaagccaccggcttcatcggccttttcTTGGCGgtcggtcggcgcaagagtttctgcaccatggcgggtgaggcAAATGAtgctcgtgcgtctccaggtggacatgctacaccgacgcacgacgactcttctcctggatccgagagtgattcagaggtaaactccactatggacctgcttgatactgaggttacggagttgtacgccgctctcgacaatcagaaaaaattgcttaaggaagcagctagagagcgtaagcggcttagggctgagctggcttgtgctagagagaaatctggtgaggatgagtgcgctggctgcatatctcacatgaatgatcttgttgctctccgtgccaagcatgatgagaacgtagcGAACTTGGATGTTGACAAGATCTCGctggctgacgtgtctcacgagctagctagggccaagcatgagcttgaactggccAAGGACGCTCCTATCGTTAGTGATGTGTTTGAACTGGCCAAGCAGGAAAGAAACACGGGTGCAAAGAACATGTTAACAAATCTACTAAAAAAAAGAACATGTTAACAAATGGAGACAACTTGGCAGCATACACATCCAGAAGTGGATTTCTCCTAGACAATGA contains:
- the LOC120708941 gene encoding pectin acetylesterase 5-like, coding for MAIAEHMSPLVVARKHRPAGHTLAVAAPLLVLLALLAAFSGSPVAAAEDSSPVLIDLTLVAGAQEKGAVCLDGTPPAYHLQRGFGSGSQSWIVFLQGGAWCGTTGKESCSTRKMTEYGSSKFMKPIAFDGVLSDQQPQNPDFYNWNKVFVRYCDGASFSGDAEGEAENGTKLYFRGLRIWEAVVDELMEKGMDTAKQALLAGCSAGGLSTLLHCDNFRGRFPQEVSVKCLPDAGFFLDAKDLSGERFFRSVFHGVVQLQNVSEVLPKDCLAKKEPTECFFPAELIKSISTPTFIVNSGYDSWQISNIDAPVGSYPGDTWSSCRDNIGNCNSKQLDVLHGYRNKLIHELKAAEGKRDWGLFIDSCSTHCQTSFSSSWHSPTSPRLGNKTIAEAVGDWYFGRRKGTMKQIDCKYPCNPTCGS